One window from the genome of Penaeus monodon isolate SGIC_2016 chromosome 4, NSTDA_Pmon_1, whole genome shotgun sequence encodes:
- the LOC119569024 gene encoding uncharacterized protein LOC119569024, whose amino-acid sequence MEKVNRKRTAGEMEGTPHMMVVSVGGKVLSPGMQVFSVPATQCQQLPVITAVPNIDSSSNVAVELENATSDIQASDADVPLIEARFEAKDDHSYGNEMHAPASLDHVMWSDDAVFYLCERVRHHHNELAKSEGNKFTMRNILEAVYKDMRERNYSFTSAQVETKWYTLNTVYMRNLKKMMSKETVRWKFFDVMNDLIHITSKSKSQQSARSSLKQSISCEESLPTTHGKDVEIQRIALEDEKDLKIDKLIAAREQCLSRVDGQFTQAHELEKARFENEKVVRAEVSQLSKDVSVLKKICVEQLKVQKNTEKLVERIAIALESFIEKSSKSE is encoded by the exons GAACCCCCCACATGATGGTAGTGAGTGTTGGAGGAAAGGTTTTGTCTCCCGGCATGCAAGTGTTTTCAGTGCCGGCAACACAGTGCCAGCAATTACCTGTTATTA CTGCAGTACCAAACATCGATTCTTCTTCAAATGTGGCCGTTGAGCTAGAGAACGCAACTTCTGACATACAAGCAAGTGATGCCGATGTCCCTCTTATTGAAGCCCGGTTTGAGGCAAAAGACGATCACAGTTATGGAAATGAGATGCATGCACCTGCATCTTTAG atcATGTAATGTGGAGTGATGATGCTGTATTTTacttgtgtgagagagtgagacacCACCACAATGAACTTGCAAAAAGTGAAGGAAATAAATTTACAATGAGAAATATCCTAGAAGCTGTATATAAggatatgagagaaagaaattatagcTTTACAAGTGCACAGGTTGAGACTAAGTGGTACACTCTTAACACAGTTTACATGAGAAATCTGAAGAAGATGATGAGCAAGGAAACAGTAAGATGGAAGTTTTTTGAT GTTATGAATGATCTCATTCATATTACATCTAAGTCAAAATCTCAACAGAGTGCCAGGTCTTCCCTTAAACAGTCAATATCTTGTGAAGAGTCACTACCTACCACACATGGAAAAGATGTAGAAATTCAAAGAATTGCCCTTGAAGATGAAAAGGACCTCAAAATTGATAAACTGATCGCAGCCCGAGAACAGTGTCTATCGAGAGTGGATGGTCAGTTTACTCAAGCACATGAACTTGAGAAAGCAAGGTTTGAGAATGAAAAGGTTGTAAGGGCTGAAGTGTCTCAACTCAGTAAGGATGTTTCCGTGTTAAAGAAGATATGTGTCGAGCAGTTGAAGGTACAGAAGAATACGGAAAAGCTAGTTGAAAGGATAGCTATAGCCCTGGAAAGTTTTATTGAGAAGAGTTCAAAATCAGAATAA
- the LOC119568966 gene encoding glycoprotein 3-alpha-L-fucosyltransferase A-like isoform X2, whose protein sequence is MPRVSLRRGLLYLSAFTTFSLLLVTVQQPGGAWLSNPAASPITLRRAPRVDHPVIVVDDAVESGAHPAHDADDAAGAESAHPREVYPRVLASAPRPEPLPNVTLTTLPPARRPWYLSGGELRPEVPVEGEQWVRTQRIWPDENPSDRIVEQLMFRPPLPPPLEDHPDPAASDKAPLQYKKILMYNGMNSWGLRAGMGQFLKLKCPVDTCVLTGSRSELSSADAILFKDHFAMPPHKRDPRQVWIMFMLECPLHTQNFANKNVFNWTATYRHDSDIVAPYEKWVYYDPNIRQKTQEINYAANKTKQVAWFVSNCGARNNRLQYAKELGRYIGVDIYGACGVKRCPRSNSAKCFEMLNKDYKFYLAFENSNCRDYITEKFFVNGLSHHILPIVMGAHPNDYARQAPEKSYIHVDDFESPKELADFLHILDQNDDLYNEYFRWKGTGEFINTYFMCRLCSMLHDEGHQQHYEDVNLWWRGAGTCINGSWRKYDKLKNEGDKKKAGDG, encoded by the exons ATGCCCCGAGTATCACTCCGTCGTGGGCTGCTCTACCTCTCGGCCTTCACCACCTTCTCGCTCCTGCTGGTGACGGTGCAGCAGCCGGGGGGCGCGTGGCTCTCGAACCCCGCCGCCTCTCCCATCACCCTCCGGCGGGCGCCCCGCGTCGACCACCCCGTCATAGTGGTGGATGATGCGGTGGAGAGCGGCGCCCACCCCGCCCATGACGCGGACGACGCCGCAGGGGCCGAGTCAGCCCACCCTCGCGAGGTGTACCCGAGGGTCCTGGCCTCGGCGCCCCGCCCGGAGCCCCTGCCGAACGTCACCCTCACGACGCTGCCCCCGGCGAGGCGCCCCTGGTACCTGAGCGGGGGCGAGCTACGGCCCGAGGTGCCCGTGGAGGGCGAGCAGTGGGTGCGGACGCAGCGGATCTGGCCCGACGAGAACCCCAGCGACCGCATCGTGGAGCAGCTCATGTTCcggccgccgctgccgccgccccTCGAGGACCACCCCGACCCGGCCGCCTCCGACAAGGCGCCGCTGCAGTACAAGAAGATCCTCATGTACAACGGCATGAACTCGTGGGGCCTCCGGGCGGGCATGGGGCAGTTCCTCAAGCTGAAGTGCCCCGTGGACACGTGCGTGCTGACGGGGAGCCGCTCCGAGCTGTCGTCCGCCGACGCCATCCTGTTCAAGGACCACTTCGCGATGCCCCCGCACAAGCGCGACCCCCGCCAGGTGTGGATCATGTTCATGCTGGAGTGCCCGCTGCACACGCAGAACTTCGCCAACAAGAACGTGTTCAACTGGACGGCCACCTACCGCCACGACTCCGACATCGTGGCTCCCTACGAGAAGTGGGTGTACTACGACCCCAACATCCGGCAGAAGACGCAGGAGATCAACTACGCGGCCAACAAGACCAAGCAGGTGGCCTGGTTCGTGTCCAACTGCGGCGCGCGCAACAACCGCCTCCAGTACGCCAAGGAGCTGGGCAGGTACATCGGCGTCGACATCTACGGGGCGTGCGGCGTCAAGCGGTGCCCCCGCTCGAACTCCGCCAAGTGCTTCGAGATGCTGAACAAGGACTACAAGTTCTACCTCGCCTTCGAGAACTCCAACTGCCGTGACTACATCACCGAGAAGTTCTTCGTCAACGGCCTCAG CCACCACATCCTTCCTATAGTGATGGGGGCTCACCCGAACGACTACGCGAGGCAGGCACCCGAGAAGTCGTACATCCACGTTGACGACTTCGAGTCTCCCAAGGAGCTGGCTGACTTCCTGCACATCCTCGACCAGAATGACGACCTCTATAATGAGTACTTTAG GTGGAAGGGCACAGGTGAATTCATTAATACGTACTTTATGTGTCGCCTCTGCTCCATGCTCCATGACGAGGGCCATCAACAGCACTATGAGGACGTCAATCTCTGGTGGCGTGGCGCTGGTACCTGCATCAATGGATCTTGGAGAAAATATGATAAGTTGAAAAatgaaggagataagaaaaaagcaGGAGATGGCTGA
- the LOC119568966 gene encoding glycoprotein 3-alpha-L-fucosyltransferase A-like isoform X1 has protein sequence MPRVSLRRGLLYLSAFTTFSLLLVTVQQPGGAWLSNPAASPITLRRAPRVDHPVIVVDDAVESGAHPAHDADDAAGAESAHPREVYPRVLASAPRPEPLPNVTLTTLPPARRPWYLSGGELRPEVPVEGEQWVRTQRIWPDENPSDRIVEQLMFRPPLPPPLEDHPDPAASDKAPLQYKKILMYNGMNSWGLRAGMGQFLKLKCPVDTCVLTGSRSELSSADAILFKDHFAMPPHKRDPRQVWIMFMLECPLHTQNFANKNVFNWTATYRHDSDIVAPYEKWVYYDPNIRQKTQEINYAANKTKQVAWFVSNCGARNNRLQYAKELGRYIGVDIYGACGVKRCPRSNSAKCFEMLNKDYKFYLAFENSNCRDYITEKFFVNGLRGLPNQKSHHILPIVMGAHPNDYARQAPEKSYIHVDDFESPKELADFLHILDQNDDLYNEYFRWKGTGEFINTYFMCRLCSMLHDEGHQQHYEDVNLWWRGAGTCINGSWRKYDKLKNEGDKKKAGDG, from the exons ATGCCCCGAGTATCACTCCGTCGTGGGCTGCTCTACCTCTCGGCCTTCACCACCTTCTCGCTCCTGCTGGTGACGGTGCAGCAGCCGGGGGGCGCGTGGCTCTCGAACCCCGCCGCCTCTCCCATCACCCTCCGGCGGGCGCCCCGCGTCGACCACCCCGTCATAGTGGTGGATGATGCGGTGGAGAGCGGCGCCCACCCCGCCCATGACGCGGACGACGCCGCAGGGGCCGAGTCAGCCCACCCTCGCGAGGTGTACCCGAGGGTCCTGGCCTCGGCGCCCCGCCCGGAGCCCCTGCCGAACGTCACCCTCACGACGCTGCCCCCGGCGAGGCGCCCCTGGTACCTGAGCGGGGGCGAGCTACGGCCCGAGGTGCCCGTGGAGGGCGAGCAGTGGGTGCGGACGCAGCGGATCTGGCCCGACGAGAACCCCAGCGACCGCATCGTGGAGCAGCTCATGTTCcggccgccgctgccgccgccccTCGAGGACCACCCCGACCCGGCCGCCTCCGACAAGGCGCCGCTGCAGTACAAGAAGATCCTCATGTACAACGGCATGAACTCGTGGGGCCTCCGGGCGGGCATGGGGCAGTTCCTCAAGCTGAAGTGCCCCGTGGACACGTGCGTGCTGACGGGGAGCCGCTCCGAGCTGTCGTCCGCCGACGCCATCCTGTTCAAGGACCACTTCGCGATGCCCCCGCACAAGCGCGACCCCCGCCAGGTGTGGATCATGTTCATGCTGGAGTGCCCGCTGCACACGCAGAACTTCGCCAACAAGAACGTGTTCAACTGGACGGCCACCTACCGCCACGACTCCGACATCGTGGCTCCCTACGAGAAGTGGGTGTACTACGACCCCAACATCCGGCAGAAGACGCAGGAGATCAACTACGCGGCCAACAAGACCAAGCAGGTGGCCTGGTTCGTGTCCAACTGCGGCGCGCGCAACAACCGCCTCCAGTACGCCAAGGAGCTGGGCAGGTACATCGGCGTCGACATCTACGGGGCGTGCGGCGTCAAGCGGTGCCCCCGCTCGAACTCCGCCAAGTGCTTCGAGATGCTGAACAAGGACTACAAGTTCTACCTCGCCTTCGAGAACTCCAACTGCCGTGACTACATCACCGAGAAGTTCTTCGTCAACGGCCTCAG GGGTCTCCCGAATCAGAAGAG CCACCACATCCTTCCTATAGTGATGGGGGCTCACCCGAACGACTACGCGAGGCAGGCACCCGAGAAGTCGTACATCCACGTTGACGACTTCGAGTCTCCCAAGGAGCTGGCTGACTTCCTGCACATCCTCGACCAGAATGACGACCTCTATAATGAGTACTTTAG GTGGAAGGGCACAGGTGAATTCATTAATACGTACTTTATGTGTCGCCTCTGCTCCATGCTCCATGACGAGGGCCATCAACAGCACTATGAGGACGTCAATCTCTGGTGGCGTGGCGCTGGTACCTGCATCAATGGATCTTGGAGAAAATATGATAAGTTGAAAAatgaaggagataagaaaaaagcaGGAGATGGCTGA